One part of the Rutidosis leptorrhynchoides isolate AG116_Rl617_1_P2 chromosome 1, CSIRO_AGI_Rlap_v1, whole genome shotgun sequence genome encodes these proteins:
- the LOC139859100 gene encoding ureidoglycolate hydrolase produces the protein MMIMGFRFPLMLMRMMLLTLMGCCIFVKAHNFNNERDPTIKIMNEFSGYPLDGDEKIQFIPNSFTVDSDNLQKQIDELASFSDSPAPSVTRILYSENDVVARRFIKNLMGLAGLSVREDAVGNIFGRWEGSEPDLSAVSTGSHIDAIPYSGKYDGVIGVLGAIEAINVLKRSGFKPKKPLEVIMFTSEEPTRYGISCLGSRLLAGSVSLAAALKQTVDNHNISFLDAAKFAGYAKNEDFSDVFLNERSYSAFVELHIEQGPILENEGISIGVVTAIAAPASIKVDFGGNGGHAGAVLMPQRNDAGLAAAELALAVEKHVLESGSIDTVGTVGILEVHPGAINSIPSKSHIEIDTRDIDEKRRNKVIEKIHESAVSISKNRGVDLLEFKIVNQDPPALSDESVIKAMESATQELDLSYKKMISRAYHDSLFMARKAPMGMIFIPCYKGYSHKPEEYASPEDIANGVKVLALTLAKLSYN, from the exons ATGATGATAATGGGTTTTAGATTCCCTCTGATGCTGATGAGGATGATGCTTCTTACCTTGATGGGTTGTTGCATTTTCGTTAAAGCTCATAACTTTAATAATGAAAGAGACCCAACAATCAAAATCATGAATGAATTTTCTGGATACCCACTTGATGGTGATGAAAAAATTCAATTCATCCCTAATTCCTTCACCGTGGATTCTGATAATCTTCAAAAACAG ATCGATGAACTGGCTAGTTTCTCGGATTCACCAGCCCCTTCGGTAACAAGGATCTTGTACAGTGAAAATGATGTAGTGGCTAGAAG GTTTATTAAAAACTTGATGGGACTTGCTGGCCTTTCAGTCAGGGAGGATGCTGTTGGCAACATCTTTGGTCGATg GGAAGGTAGTGAACCAGATCTATCTGCTGTTTCAACAGGATCTCACATCGATGCTATTCCGTACTCTGGGAAATATGATGGCGTAATCGGCGTATTGGGTGCAATTGAAGCCATTAATGTGCTAAAGAG ATCTGGATTTAAGCCTAAAAAGCCATTAGAAGTAATCATGTTTACCTCAGAAGAGCCTACAAGATATGGAATCAGCTGTTTGGGAAG TCGGTTATTAGCTGGGAGTGTGTCACTTGCTGCAGCTCTTAAACAAACCGTAGATAATCATAATATATCATTCTTGGATGCTGCAAAATTTGCTGGTTATGCAAAAAATGAGGACTTTTCAGACGTGTTCTTAAATGAGAGAAGCTATTCAGCTTTTGTAGAACTGCACATAGAACAAGGTCCTATCTTGGAAAACGAAG GTATATCTATCGGTGTTGTGACTGCTATTGCTGCACCTGCAAGCATCAAAGTTGATTTTGGAGGAAATGGAGGCCATGCTGGTGCTGTCTTAATGCCACAAAG AAATGATGCAGGACTTGCTGCTGCAGAGTTGGCATTAGCGGTGGAAAAACATGTTCTTGAATCTGGATCGATAGATACGGTCGGGACAGTTG GTATACTAGAGGTGCATCCAGGAGCAATTAACAGCATCCCTAGCAAATCACACATCGAAATAG ATACACGGGATATTGATGAAAAACGTAGAAATAAAGTAATTGAAAAAATCCACGAATCTGCTGTGAGCATATCAAAAAACAGAGGTGTAGATCTTTTGGAGTTTAAAATTGTAAACCAGGACCCGCCCGCCCTATCGGATGAATCGGTAATCAAAGCAATGGAATCTGCGACTCAAGAATTGGATTTGAGTTACAAGAAGATGATCAGCAGAGCTTATCATGATTCACTCTTTATGGCCAG AAAAGCACCTATGGGCATGATATTCATTCCATGTTATAAAG GGTATAGTCATAAACCAGAAGAGTATGCCTCACCTGAAGATATAGCAAATGGAGTGAAAGTTTTGGCGCTAACCCTTGCAAAATTGTCCTATAACTAA